The nucleotide window TCCTCTACCAGCTCATTGGAGGATTAAAGGCAGGGATGGGTTACGTTGGTGCGAGGAACATAAAGGAGCTCAAGGAGAAGGGCGAGTTTGTTATAATAACGGGCGCCGGACTGAGGGAAAGTCACCCACACGATATAATAATAACGAACGAGGCACCCAACTATCCCCTGGAGAGGTAGCATTTTCTCAAGATCTCAAGGGAAGAATTCATTAAGCTGAGGGAAAGGGGCTCAGTCATTCCCAAATATCCAAGGGTTTGAAGAGATTCGCCGAGGTGTTTAAACGAGCTTAGACCCGAGGGTTTAGTTATATTCTTCCTGAATGGGCTTCACAATTCGAAGAAAACACAAAGGGCTAAGAAATTACCTGCTTACAAAGGTCCTTATAAAAGTATGGTAGCGGGGGGAGGATTTGAACCTCCGACCTCCGGGTTATGAGCCCGGCGGGCACTCCTAGCTGCCCCACCCCGCTGCCTGGCCCAGTAAATACTTCACCGCTTCGGTTTATAAATCTTACGCTCTGCTCAAGAATCATTCCTCTGAGGCCATCTACCGATTTTTCTCTTTTGCAAGCCTCGCCCTTTAGGGGGAGTGGTTGTTGAGACCGGGATAGCTTTTAAACTCCCCCACCCTAAAATCCTCGGTGATCCCATGTATCTGACAAAAGAAGAGGAACTCGCGCTCGCCGGCGAGTACGGCTACGCCGTTCAGAAGGCGATGGAAATACTTGTGGCCCTGGGGGATGTTTACGGGGCCGACAGGTTGATACCTATAAAGAGCGCCCAAATTGCTGGCGTGAGTTATAAGAACATCGGCGAGGCCGGAATCGAGTTCCTTAGGGATTTTGTCGAGGCAGGGGCAAAAGTCAGCGTTTACACGACCCTCAATCCGGCGGGAATCGGCGATGAAGAGTTCATGGATAGACAAGCTGAAATCATCAAGCTTTACCGGCGAATGGGAGTTGATGTAACCGCGACGTGTACCCCCTACTACGGGGCCAACCTCCCGAAGTTCGGCGACCACCTCGCCTGGAGCGAGAGCTCTGCTGTTAGCTTTGCGAACTCCATCATAGGTGCGAGAACTAACAGGGAGGGCGGGCCATCGAGCCTCGCAGCCGCGATAGTTGGCAAGACACCGAACTATGGTCTTCACATCAACGAAAACAGGAAGGCAACCGTCGTCGTCGAGGTCGAAACGGAGCTGAAAAGCTTCCTAGACTACTCCCTTCTCGGCTATCATCTTGGGAAAACGCTGGAAAGTGACGTTCCCTACTTCAGAAATCTAAAGCCCGAGCGATTGGACCAGCTAAAAGAATTGGGGGCGAGCATGGCCGCCACTGGCTCCATAGCCCTCTATCACGTCGAAGGCGAGACACCGGAATGGAAAACAGCCATAAGGGATAAGGTCGAGAGAATCCAGGTAGGAAGGGAAGAGCTTGAGGATATCAGGGAGAGGTTCGACACCGAGTGGAGAGAGATAGACGCAATACTCATTGGCTGTCCACATGCATCACTTATGGAGATTAAGGAGGTAGCGGAGTTGCTCAAAATGCGGGGAAAGCCCCTCAGAATCCCCCTCTTCATAACTACTAGTAGAGCCGTGAAGGCTCTCGCGGACGCCCTCGGCTACACCGAGGTGATAGAGCGCTACAATGGCAGATTGCTAACGGATGTCTGCCTTGTTGTATCCCCTATTCGGGACTGGTATTCCGGCATAGCCACCAACAGCGGTAAGGCTGCCTTCTACTTCAGCTCCTTCGGCCTCAAGGTCCGGCTCGATGATATGGAAAAGCTAATGATGGAGGCGCCGTAGATGAAGCTAAGGGGTAAGGGAATAGTTAAGGGAAAGGCTGAAGGAACTGCCCTAGTCTCAAGGAAGCCCCTCTCATTCCTCGGGGGCGTTGATCCGGAAACTGGAATAATCACAGATGTTGAGAGCGACATAAGGGGCGAGAGCGTGGCAGGGAAGATTCTCGTTTTTCCCAGAGGAAAAGGTTCGACTGTAGGTTCTTACGTTCTCTACGCCCTGGCCAAGAACGGGAAAGCACCAAAAGCTATAATAGTCGAGGAGGCTGAAACTATAGTGACCGTCGGTGCCATAATAGCCGGCATCCCGCTGGTGGCCGGAATAGACGTGTCGAAGCTCAGGAGCGGGATGAGGCTTCGCGTAGATGGTGAATCTGGAGAGGTGGAGGTAGTTGACTAAGGGCATCTACGAGTGCATCAACTGTGGGCACAGGGAAGTTCTGGAAAGAAGCGACCCCATGCTTCCAGGAGCATGCCCCAAATGCGGCGGCGACATGATACTAGTCGGCTTCGAGGTGGAGGTAGAAGAAGGCCCTGCCGAGACGCTTGAGACAAAGCTCGGGGAATTCTATGAGCTCGGCGGGTTACTGGAGAGCCAGAACAATGTTTACGCCTTTGAGGTGCTTGCGATAAAGGAGGATAACTTCGAGAAGGTTCTGCGAGAACTCGAAGGGCTCGGTTACTGGGCCGCTCTCAAGAAAAGGGATGGTAAGGTCGTCCTATATGTTTTCCCGGCCCAAGAAATTGGTGGCAAGGAAAATCCCATCATCGGGGTGCTCCTATTCCTCCTCACCCTAGCTAGCACGTTCTTCGCCGGCTATGCACTATCCTTAAACTATGTTGCAGCTCTCCGTGAGTTCGGGCTTCCAGGAATCGAAAACGTCTACCTAAATGCCCTTGCCTTCTCCATCAGCATAATGGCCATTCTTGGAACGCACGAAATGGGGCATAAGATAGCTTCTGCCCTCCACGGTGTCAAATCCACGTTTCCCTACTTCATTCCCTTCCCATCCTTCATAGGAACGCTGGGTGCAGTGATAAGGGTTAAATCCCCAATCCCGACGCGGAACGCGGCAGTTGACCTCGGGGCCAGCGGGCCGATAGCCGGGCTCCTCGTGGCCATCCCAGTAACCCTGATAGGTTTGAAGCTCTCCCTCCAAGTTCCCGTCGAGGCAATAACGTCTGAAAAGGGAACGATTATCTTCGGAAACAGCATCCTCTTCATGCTCCTGATGAAAGCTACTCTCGATGTACCTCAGGGGTATGGCTTGATACTTCACCCCGTTGCCATAGCCGGATGGGTGGGGATATTTGTAACTTTCCTGAACTTAATTCCGGCAGCTCAGCTCGACGGAGGCCACATAGCTAGGGCTTTCCTTCCCGAAAAGGCCCACAGGGGACTAACATATGCCATAGCCATCGGCACGCTCTTCCTCAGTTACTTCTGGCCGGGATGGCTTCTCTGGGGCCTACTCATCCTCTTCATGGGAAGGGTCGGAAACCCTGGTGCTCTCGACGAGGTTTCCCCTCTGACGCTAGGAAGGAAGATCCTAGCAATTATTGTTACCGTTATATTCATCGCGTCCGCCATACCAATTCCTTTCTCCTTCATTGACTGATTTCGAAACATTTTTATTCTTTAACTTCGGAATTTTACATAAAAGTTACAAATCAGGAGGGGACTGTATGCGAATAGAGATAAAGCTACTGCCGCTAAAGGAGCAGGCAGTGCTACCCTTTAATTATAATTACGAGGTTTATTTTCAGCTTGTGGAAAAGGTTAGGACGATAGAACCGGACGTTGCCGAGCTTATGAGCTCCTCCAGAGACTTGTGGACGTTTTCTCGCATCATCGTGCGAAATAGGAGGGTGATCCCGGATAGGGGTATCGAGATACTTTCCGACGATGTTTCCCTATATATATCATCTTCGAACGAAGACATCATAAGGGCCATTGCTGAAGCCGTCGAGAAGAGTCCCGAGATTCATGTAGGAAACATTACTTTCCTCGTCAGCAAGGTTCGGGTTCTGAAGATGCCCAAGATAGGGAAGGAGAACACATTCTCGACACTCAGCCCCATAGTTGTGAGGACGGTCAAGTTCGATGAGGGCAGGCTCAAACACTGGGACCTTTATCCCCACGATGAGCTCTTTATAGACAAGCTCCGAAAAACCATGCTCCTTCGCTACACGGAAATAAATGGTCATATGCCCGAGGACAAGGACTTCAAAATCGAGACCATAAGGTTCAAACCTACGAGACTCATGGTAGGCGGCTCCTATGTCAGGGGATCTCTCATGGTCTTCCGCTATATAGGCTCTCGAGAAATTGCTGAGTTCGCCTACGACAACGGCTTTGGAGAGAAGACTCGATTTGGCTTTGGCATGGTCAAGCTAATAGAATGACTATGATTGCTATGAGTCCTTCTATAAGCCACACGAGGGCCACCAGTCGGGGCTCCGTGAGCCTAAAGGTTCTCATTAAGAAGCCAAGGAAAGATAAGTATGGAGGAGCCTCCAGAGTGCCATCCGGCCTGATTCTCGCCCCACCCATCTTCTTTCCAGAAAATTTAACCCTCAGCTTAAGGAGGAAGTCAAGGGCGTGAGGTATAAGGAGGACTGCCCCCCAAAACTCAGCACCACCGAGGACGGCGACCAGCCCAAAGAGGGCTCCGAGGGAGAGAGTGCCTGTATCTCCAGGGAACACCCTTGCAGGGTAGCGGTTCCAGAGCAGGAAGCCAAGAGATGTTGAAAGACCAAGAAGAGCAAGAGAGCGGGCAGCTCCGCCAGTTATCAAGGCCAGGGCCGCGAACATTATTGCCGAGGTGCCCGCCTCAAGCCCGTTGAAGCCCGCCAGCATGTTTACTAAGTTGGCAGAGGCCGTGACGTAGAGTACCGCGACGAGACCCATCAAGGGGCCGAGCTGAACCTCCAGGCCAGGGAAGTGCAGGACCTCGCTGGGGGGTCGGAGGAGGAGAGGCAGAGAGGCAAAGAGGGAGAGGGCCACTTTGTGTGACTGTCTGAGGGCTGTAAGGTCGTCAAGAACGCCGATGAGTCCAAAGAGTAGATAGATTATCAGGGAAAGCTCTTCAACTCCCGCAATGAGCCCGGCGATACCAACGGATAGGAGCATGGCCAAACCGCCCATCTCGGGAACCTCAGGTTTCCCGGGCTTGTGGATGTCCCTACCAACTATCCCCGCTTTCCCCATCAGGTGGGCGATGTAGGGGGTTATAAGAACCGTCAGGGGGAATGCAAGGAGCTCCTTCACACCTTCCTCCTCCTCGCAAGTTCCTCAACCAAATCCCTGAAGTACCTATAAAATTCGCTTCTTCTCAGGTGGTCGAGGGCCCTCCAGAACTCATTCAGGTTCCGGTGGCCAGCCCGCTCGTATTCGTAAGTCTGGACGAGCATTTCCAGTTTGTCGGCGAACTTTACAAGCCTACCCTCGAGCGTCCTGCCTTCGGCGTAGTCCTCGAAGAGCTCCAAATAGTCAGGCAACATTTCACGGAAGGCCCTCCTCTCGGCAACATCCTTATCGAAGTAGGCCTGAGCCGTCAGGGGGATGTCCGTCAGTCTGGCCTCGGCGACATCATGGATTATGGCTATCTTAAGGGCCCTCTCGACGTCCACGGGGATACCCCTCCTCTTCAGCTCGTCCGCGAGCAACATTGTTACAAAGGTCACCCTGAACGAGTGCTCCGCTATGCTCTCCGGGTTTGAAACTCCTCTAAGAAGCCATCCTGTTCTTGGCAACGTCTTCAGCCTTCCCACCTCTATTATCAAGTCCAGCATGCTCACTCCTCCGTCACGTATATGGCCCCTTCCGTCTCTATGGCTTTCGCAATTATAGCGTCCCCGACGAAGCGACCGTAAACTTTCACCCTCTCACCCATCCTGATGAAGGGAGTGCCTGAAAACTCTACCCTAAAACCCCCAAGCCTAAAGGTCGTCCTGTAGCTGGGAAGCTCCATCGGGAGGAACTCCACGATGGGCTTGTCCTCGACCTCCCCTTCAAGAACCACGTTCTTTCCCCTGAAGCCGCCCGCCCTTAGGTCCTCAGATGTGACGATATAATAATAATGATGACCAAGCTTGACCCTCTTCATGGACTCCACCGGCCCAATCCCTTTATATCCAAAGACCTAACACCAATATCGGGTGAGAGGATGATAAAGGTTGCGATTATTGGGGCCGAGAACGTGGGCAAGTCAACGCTCATGAACGCCCTCCTGGGTGAGAAGATTTCGGAGGTCTCAGAGGTTCCCGGGACGACGAAGGGAATCATAAAGAGGGCCTTTGGAAAGGTGAAGATACCTAAGACAATGAAAAATCCGATTGGTGGCGTCGATGAGCTCCTCCTAATAGACACGGCGGGCCTATTTGATCCCGAGATGGAGCTGAGAGGGAAAGTGCTCAGCGAGGAGAAGTTCAAAGCCCTCCTGGAAGAAATCCAAGGGGCGGATATCGTAATCCACATGATAGACGCCACAAAGGGTCTTCACAGGGGAATGGAGAAGCTCCACTACCTGCTGAAGTTCCGGTACGAGAAGCCCATAATCGTCGTGATAAACAAGATAGACCTCGTGCCAAGGGAGAAGGCTGAGGAGCTCAGACTCATCGTGAGAAAAAGGCTTGAACAAGAGCCGATACTCCTTTCGCTGGTCACGATGGAGGGCTTCGACGAGCTCCTCAGGGCGCTTGGCCACTACGCTCAGTACGCGAAGTAAGGGAGGGTGGTAGGTGGAGATGGAGGAGTTAAGAAAGAAGTGGGAAAGGACCGTCGAGAGTCTCGTGAGACAAGGGATAATAAGGAGCGAGGTCGTTAGGAGAGCCTTCCTCAAGTACCCCCGCTATCTCTTCGTGCCCGAGAAGTACAGGAAGTGGGCCCACGTGGACGAGCCCCTTCCTATTCCTGCAGGCCAAACGATAAGCGCTCCCCACATGGTCGCCATAATGCTGGAGCTGGCAGACCTCAGGCCAAAACTAAAGGTGCTCGAAATCGGGACCGGGAGCGGGTGGAACGCGGCCCTGATAGCGGCCATCGTGGATACACATGTCTACACCATCGAGAGGATTCCAGAGCTCGTGGAATTCGCCCGCAAGAACCTCGAGAGAGCGGGCGTGAAAAACGTCCACGTGATACTCGGGGACGGAAGCAAGGGGTTTCCACCGAGGGCCCCATATGACAGAATAATCGTTACGGCGGGGGCACCGGAAATCCCTAAGCCCCTCGTGGAACAGCTGAAGCCTGGTGGAAAGCTCATAATCCCCGTAGGTCCATACCACCTCTGGCAGGACCTCCTCGAGGTTGTGAAGAGGGAGGACGGGAGCGTTGAAGTCAAGAGCCACGGAGGAGTTGCATTCGTGCCTCTGATAGGGGAACACGGGTGGGAGGAGTGAGGCTCGCGGCCTTCGACCTCGAGGGCACCCTTGTGGATATAACAAGCTGGGAGGCCTTGCACGAGAAGTTCGGAACATGCGAAAAGGCTAAGCGAAACATGGAGCTTTTCTTCTCTGGAAAGATTAGCTACGAGGAGTGGGCTAGGCTTGATGCCTCTCTATGGAGGGGCCATACGAAAGAAGAAATCATTGAGCTCTTCAAGAACGTTGAGCCGAAGCCGGGAGCGAGGGAGCTCTTCGAGTTCCTGAGGGAGAGCGGGTTTAAAACTGCAATAATTAGCGGGGGTCTCATGTGCCTCGCCCGCCGCATAGGGGAGATGCTTGGGGCGGATTACATCTTTGCCAACGAGCTGGTCTTCGATGAGAAGGGCAGGATAACGGGAGAGGTAATCATAAGGGTAAACTTCCACGAAAAGGGGAGGATAATGATGGCCTTGAAGGAAAAGCTGAGGCCCGAGCTAACCGTGGCAGTCGGAGACTGGCACAATGATGTCCCCATGTTCAAGGAGGCGGACTTGAGCATAGCCCTGAGAGATAGTCTTGGGGCCGATTACATAGCCACTGACCTGTGGGAGGTGATGAAAATTATAGAAACCGCTTTAAAGAACAGAGTATAAACACCCTAGGTGGTGTCCATGAGCCTAAAGGAGCCGATTATCGTGATTAACTTTAAGACTTATATCGAGGCCACTGGAAAGAGGGCCCTTGAGATAGCCAAGGCCGCCGAGAGGGTCCACAAGGAGACTGGGATAACAATCGTGGTAGCCCCGCAACTGGCCGACCTCAGGATGATAGCGGAGAGCGTCGAAATTCCAGTCTTTGCCCAGCACATAGATCCGATTAAGCCCGGCAGCCACACTGGCCACGTCCTCCCAGAGGCTGTCAAAGAGGCCGGGGCTGCGGGAACGCTCCTCAACCACTCGGAGAACAGGATGATTTTGGCGGACCTCGAGGCGGCTATAAGGAGGGCAGAGGAAGTTGGCCTAATAACGATTGTCTGCTCCAACAACCCGGCCGTTTCAGCGGCTGTTGCAGCGCTCGATCCGGACTACGTGGCAGTTGAACCGCCTGAGCTTATAGGCACCGGCATTCCGGTCAGCAAGGCCAAGCCGGAAGTTATCACCGATACGGTCGAGCTCGTGAAGAGGGTGAACCCTAAAGTCAAGGTGCTCTGCGGGGCTGGAATAACCACAGGTGAGGACGTCAAGAGGGCTCTGGAGCTGGGAACCGTTGGAGTTCTTCTGGCCAGCGGTGTTACCAAGGCGAAAGACCCTGAAAAGGCAATCTGGGACCTCGTCTCCAAGATAATCTAAGCCGCTTCTTTTCAAAAAAATTTTGGAATATCAAAGCTCAACCTTGACGGCCCTTCCAGTTCTAGAGGACTCATAAGCAGCGAGAACGACGGCCAAGTTCTTCAGAGCGTCCTCTCCCGTTATGGGGGGCTTCTCGTCGCGGATTATGGCATCAACGAAGGACTCAACTATGCCGCTCACGTCGGGCCTCTCCCAGTATATCTTCTCGGTTTTGTCCTGATAGACTGTGAAGTCGGGATAGGCCGTCCTCACGTCCAAGAAGCCCTCGCTACCCACAATGTAGTACTTTATCTCGAGGCCGTAGGGGTAGCCTTTCGGATTAGCCCAGCCCGCCGTCAGGAGGGCCACAACACCGTTCTTAAACTCTATCAGGGCAGTTCCTATGTCGTCCACCGGGAACCCCCATATCTTGGCTCCTATGTCCGCGAAGACCTTCACGGGCTCGCTGTTAGTCAGCCAGAAGAGGGAGTCTATGCCATGAGGGGCAGTATCCATGAAGCCGCCTCCGCCCGACTTCCTCTCGTCGATGAACCAGCTCGTGTCGATACCTTCCAAGAACATCGGGGGCCTAACGTACTCGGAAATTGTGTAAATGTACTCCAGCTCGCCTATCTCTCCCGTGTCCACCATCTCCTTGGCCTTCCTGAGCGGCACCGTGAAGCGGGGGTTGAAGGGCACCATGAGCTTGACACCTGCCTTCTCGGCCGCTTTCACTATCTCGCGCCCGTCCTCGAGGGTTAAGGCTATGGGCTTCTCGAGGAGTATATGCTTGCCCTCCTCTGCGGCCCTTATGGCAACCTCCTTGTGTCTGTAAGTCTCGATCGCTATGTAAACGGCCTCGACATCCTCGTCCCTCAGGAGATCTTCATAGTTCTTGTAGAACCTCGCCCCGTACTTCCTCGCCTCCATCCTCGCTACGTTGGCGTTGGCCCCATCCCCCGATATCGCAACCAGCTTAGCTCTCCTGCTCGCCTTAATCGTGGCCGCATAGCGAAGAGCATGTGGGTGTGCATAGCTTATAATGCCGAACTTCACCATGCTCCCACCTCCAACTCAACGGGCTCTCCCTTCCTCATGCTCTCCTTAGCCTTCTCGGCTATGTAGAGGGCTATGAGAGCATCCTGCGCCGTGACCACTGGCTCGCGGTCATGGAGGATGCACTCGAAG belongs to Pyrococcus yayanosii CH1 and includes:
- a CDS encoding aconitase X catalytic domain-containing protein: MYLTKEEELALAGEYGYAVQKAMEILVALGDVYGADRLIPIKSAQIAGVSYKNIGEAGIEFLRDFVEAGAKVSVYTTLNPAGIGDEEFMDRQAEIIKLYRRMGVDVTATCTPYYGANLPKFGDHLAWSESSAVSFANSIIGARTNREGGPSSLAAAIVGKTPNYGLHINENRKATVVVEVETELKSFLDYSLLGYHLGKTLESDVPYFRNLKPERLDQLKELGASMAATGSIALYHVEGETPEWKTAIRDKVERIQVGREELEDIRERFDTEWREIDAILIGCPHASLMEIKEVAELLKMRGKPLRIPLFITTSRAVKALADALGYTEVIERYNGRLLTDVCLVVSPIRDWYSGIATNSGKAAFYFSSFGLKVRLDDMEKLMMEAP
- a CDS encoding DUF126 domain-containing protein codes for the protein MKLRGKGIVKGKAEGTALVSRKPLSFLGGVDPETGIITDVESDIRGESVAGKILVFPRGKGSTVGSYVLYALAKNGKAPKAIIVEEAETIVTVGAIIAGIPLVAGIDVSKLRSGMRLRVDGESGEVEVVD
- a CDS encoding site-2 protease family protein; its protein translation is MTKGIYECINCGHREVLERSDPMLPGACPKCGGDMILVGFEVEVEEGPAETLETKLGEFYELGGLLESQNNVYAFEVLAIKEDNFEKVLRELEGLGYWAALKKRDGKVVLYVFPAQEIGGKENPIIGVLLFLLTLASTFFAGYALSLNYVAALREFGLPGIENVYLNALAFSISIMAILGTHEMGHKIASALHGVKSTFPYFIPFPSFIGTLGAVIRVKSPIPTRNAAVDLGASGPIAGLLVAIPVTLIGLKLSLQVPVEAITSEKGTIIFGNSILFMLLMKATLDVPQGYGLILHPVAIAGWVGIFVTFLNLIPAAQLDGGHIARAFLPEKAHRGLTYAIAIGTLFLSYFWPGWLLWGLLILFMGRVGNPGALDEVSPLTLGRKILAIIVTVIFIASAIPIPFSFID
- the cas6 gene encoding CRISPR-associated endoribonuclease Cas6; the encoded protein is MRIEIKLLPLKEQAVLPFNYNYEVYFQLVEKVRTIEPDVAELMSSSRDLWTFSRIIVRNRRVIPDRGIEILSDDVSLYISSSNEDIIRAIAEAVEKSPEIHVGNITFLVSKVRVLKMPKIGKENTFSTLSPIVVRTVKFDEGRLKHWDLYPHDELFIDKLRKTMLLRYTEINGHMPEDKDFKIETIRFKPTRLMVGGSYVRGSLMVFRYIGSREIAEFAYDNGFGEKTRFGFGMVKLIE
- a CDS encoding MraY family glycosyltransferase, with protein sequence MKELLAFPLTVLITPYIAHLMGKAGIVGRDIHKPGKPEVPEMGGLAMLLSVGIAGLIAGVEELSLIIYLLFGLIGVLDDLTALRQSHKVALSLFASLPLLLRPPSEVLHFPGLEVQLGPLMGLVAVLYVTASANLVNMLAGFNGLEAGTSAIMFAALALITGGAARSLALLGLSTSLGFLLWNRYPARVFPGDTGTLSLGALFGLVAVLGGAEFWGAVLLIPHALDFLLKLRVKFSGKKMGGARIRPDGTLEAPPYLSFLGFLMRTFRLTEPRLVALVWLIEGLIAIIVILLA
- a CDS encoding HD domain-containing protein — translated: MLDLIIEVGRLKTLPRTGWLLRGVSNPESIAEHSFRVTFVTMLLADELKRRGIPVDVERALKIAIIHDVAEARLTDIPLTAQAYFDKDVAERRAFREMLPDYLELFEDYAEGRTLEGRLVKFADKLEMLVQTYEYERAGHRNLNEFWRALDHLRRSEFYRYFRDLVEELARRRKV
- a CDS encoding Era-like GTP-binding protein — its product is MIKVAIIGAENVGKSTLMNALLGEKISEVSEVPGTTKGIIKRAFGKVKIPKTMKNPIGGVDELLLIDTAGLFDPEMELRGKVLSEEKFKALLEEIQGADIVIHMIDATKGLHRGMEKLHYLLKFRYEKPIIVVINKIDLVPREKAEELRLIVRKRLEQEPILLSLVTMEGFDELLRALGHYAQYAK
- a CDS encoding protein-L-isoaspartate(D-aspartate) O-methyltransferase → MEELRKKWERTVESLVRQGIIRSEVVRRAFLKYPRYLFVPEKYRKWAHVDEPLPIPAGQTISAPHMVAIMLELADLRPKLKVLEIGTGSGWNAALIAAIVDTHVYTIERIPELVEFARKNLERAGVKNVHVILGDGSKGFPPRAPYDRIIVTAGAPEIPKPLVEQLKPGGKLIIPVGPYHLWQDLLEVVKREDGSVEVKSHGGVAFVPLIGEHGWEE
- a CDS encoding HAD-IB family phosphatase produces the protein MRLAAFDLEGTLVDITSWEALHEKFGTCEKAKRNMELFFSGKISYEEWARLDASLWRGHTKEEIIELFKNVEPKPGARELFEFLRESGFKTAIISGGLMCLARRIGEMLGADYIFANELVFDEKGRITGEVIIRVNFHEKGRIMMALKEKLRPELTVAVGDWHNDVPMFKEADLSIALRDSLGADYIATDLWEVMKIIETALKNRV
- the tpiA gene encoding triose-phosphate isomerase is translated as MSLKEPIIVINFKTYIEATGKRALEIAKAAERVHKETGITIVVAPQLADLRMIAESVEIPVFAQHIDPIKPGSHTGHVLPEAVKEAGAAGTLLNHSENRMILADLEAAIRRAEEVGLITIVCSNNPAVSAAVAALDPDYVAVEPPELIGTGIPVSKAKPEVITDTVELVKRVNPKVKVLCGAGITTGEDVKRALELGTVGVLLASGVTKAKDPEKAIWDLVSKII
- a CDS encoding Gfo/Idh/MocA family protein translates to MVKFGIISYAHPHALRYAATIKASRRAKLVAISGDGANANVARMEARKYGARFYKNYEDLLRDEDVEAVYIAIETYRHKEVAIRAAEEGKHILLEKPIALTLEDGREIVKAAEKAGVKLMVPFNPRFTVPLRKAKEMVDTGEIGELEYIYTISEYVRPPMFLEGIDTSWFIDERKSGGGGFMDTAPHGIDSLFWLTNSEPVKVFADIGAKIWGFPVDDIGTALIEFKNGVVALLTAGWANPKGYPYGLEIKYYIVGSEGFLDVRTAYPDFTVYQDKTEKIYWERPDVSGIVESFVDAIIRDEKPPITGEDALKNLAVVLAAYESSRTGRAVKVEL